TTGCAGTCGGGCGCGCTCAAGACCGTGATCGCGCATCGCTTCGAATTCGCGCAGATGGTGCAGGCGCACACGCTGCTCGAACGCAACGAACACTTTGGCCGTGTCGTGGTGTCGGTGTGATGCCGCGTCCTTGCTCGATGAGGAGGTAAAGATGGAATTCGACTTCGAAGCAATCGACGCGAAGCAACGCTACAAGCTGCTCGGCGCCGCGATCACGCCGCGCCCGATCGCATGGGTGTCGACGCTGGGCGAACGCGGCGAGCTGAACGCTGCGCCATTCTCGTTCTTCAATGCATTCGGCGAGGATCCGCCCGTGCTGGGCTTCAGCATCCTGCATCGCTCGGATACGGATCGCAAGGACACGGGCGAGAACGTGCGGCGTGAGCGTGAGTTCGTTGTGAATCTGGTGGGCGAGGCGAATCTCGATGCGATGAACGTCACCGCCATCGACTTTCCGCCGGATCGCAGCGAATTCATCGAAGCGGGGCTGGTCGCCGCGCCGTCGACGCGGATACGCACGCCGCGCATTGCGCACAGTCCCGTTTCATTCGAATGCAGGCTGTTCGATGTCGTCGAGCTTGGGCCGTCGCGCTCGCTCGTACTCGGCGAAGTGCTCACGATGCATATCGCCGATACTGCCGTGATCGATGCGCAGAAGGCTTATATCGACGCGCGCAAACTGCGTCTGATCGGACGCGGCGAACCGAATACCTATGTACGCACCGACGACGTGATACGTCTGCCCGCCATCGCGCTGCAAAGCTGGACGGAGCGGCCGGCTTGATGCCGGCGTCCGTCATTCACTGGAGAATCGAACATCATGGAAGCATCGCAAGGTTCGCCGTTGCGCGTGGGCGTGATCGGCGTGGGCAACTGGGCGAAGCACGGCCATCTGCGCGTGCTCGATCTGTTGCCGCAGTACACGTTGCAGGCCGTCTATAGTCAGCGTCGCGAGGCCGCCGAAGCAGCGGCGCGCGAGTACCGCATTGGCCGCGTGGCGGCGTCGACGGATGAACTGATCGAAAGCGACGATATCGATCTCGTGCTTGTGCTGAACACCGCGCCTCAACATGCGCAGACGGTGAAGCGCGTGATCGCGGCGGGGAAGCATGCGTATTGCGAGTGGCCGTTGACGACGACGCTCGCCGAATCGGAAGAACTGCTGCGGCTTGCGCAAGCGCGCGGCGTGCGTCATGTCGTCGGATTGCAGCGCCGTCTTGCGCCGCACAGCCGTTATGTACGCGGTCTGATCGAGCAGGGCTACGTCGGCGAATTGCGTTCCGTGCGCATGCATGTGAGCATGAATTACTTCCAGGCGACGCGCACGCGTGCGCTCGAATGGACCGTGCCGCCGGAGAATTTTTCGTCGGTCGTGTCGATCTACGGCGGGCACTTTCTCGACATGCTGTTCTCCGCAACCGGCTGGCCCGTATCGATTGCCGCGCTCACGCCGAACCAGTTTCCATCGGTGACGATCAGGGAAACGGGCGTATCGATGCCGACATCGACGCCCGATCAGCTCGTGCTTGCAGGCATGCTGAAGGGCAACGCGGTCGTGTCGGTGCATATCGAAGGCGGCAAGCGCAACGGCTCGGGCGTGCAGATCGATATCACGGGGACGGAAGGCGATTTGCGCATTACGAATGCATCGGCATTCGGCGATGTCGGCGACGATTATGAAATCTTCGGCGCGCATGGCGACAAGCTCGCGCTCGAACGGCTCGACGTGCCCGAATCGTATCGGCGACTGCCGGATTCGCCTTTGCCTTCGGCGGTGCTGGAACTCGCCGAACTGTATTGGGCCTATGCGCAGGACGTCGCGAACGGCACGCACACAGCGCCCACTTTCGCGGATGCAGTACGGATGCATCGTCTGATCGACGGGGCGCAGAGGTCGTATCAGGCGCGCGAATTCGTGAGACTCGACGCGGCAGAGTGATTACATGCGATGTAATTGGCGCGCCTCCAGGGCGCGCCTACTCTTCGGACTGTCGCGCGACCAGTTCGGCTGCGCTCAACACCACGGAGAGTCACGATGTCCCGCTATCCCACCCATACGATCGAATCCGCACCCGCGCAATCGAAGCCCGTTCTCGAACAGCTGCAACACACGTTCGGCATGATCCCGAACATCGCGGCGAAGATGGCTGTGTCGCCTGTGCTGATCAACGGCTTCATCGGCGTGTTCGAACGCGTGCACGCGAGCAGCCTCACGGAGCCGCAGATCCAGACGCTGCTGCTGACCAATGCGGTCACGAACGCGAGCGAATGGCCTGTCGCGTTTCATACGGCGCTCGCGTTGCAACAAGGCGTTCATCCTGCCGATGTCGAAGCGATGCGGCAAGGCGATCTGCCGAACGACGCCGGACTGGCCGCGCTGTCGACGACCGCGCGCACGTTGATCGGCAAACGCGGGCGCCTCACCGACGCGGATCAGCAGCGCTTCTTCGAAGCCGGATTCAGTGCCGAGCAGTTGCTCGAAGTCATCGCAGTCGTGGCGGCCTCTGCGATTACGAACTACACGGCGAGCGTCACGCAACCGGCGCTCGAAGGGCAGTTCGAGGAATTCGTCTGGCGCGCGCCCGCAGTCTGAGTCCGCTACGTTATATATTGCTGCTTCTCGAATCGGGGAAATGTGATGAACGCTGACATGCCGCCGGGCGAACTTGGAAACCTGCTGCGCTACTGGCGCGATGTGCGAGGCGTGAGTCAGCTCGATCTGTCGCTGGAGGCCGGTATTTCCCAGCGGCAGATCAGCTTTATCGAAAGCGGACGCAGCGTGCCGGGCCGCGACACGCTGCTGATTCTCGCGCAAACGCTCGACGTGCCGCTGCGCGAGCGCAACGCGTTACTGCTTGCCGCAGGCTACGCGCCGATGTATTCGGAGGCACCGTGGAATGCGCAGGAAATGCACAGCGTGGTTCGCGCACTCGAACGCGTGGTGCGGCAGCATGAGCCGTTTCCGGCGATCGTAATGGATCGCCACTGGAACGTGCTGATGACCAATGACGCCGCGCCGCGTTTTTTCGGTCATTTCGTCGACATGGCGGCGCGCGAAGGACCGCGCAACATGCTGCATCTGATGTTTGATCCGCAAGGCATGCGTCCTTTCGTGGCGGATTGGGACAATGTGGCGCGTAGCCTCTTGCAGCGGGTGCATCGCGAATCCGTCGGACATGTGGTCGACGGCACGACGCAGCATCTGCTCGACGAACTGCTTGCCTATCCCGATGTGCCGCGCGACTGGAAGACGCATCAAATCACCTCCAGCGCGCCGTCGATGCCTGTCATTCCGCTGAACTTCGTCAGCGAGGGCGCGGTGCTGCGCTACTTCTCGATGGTCACGACGGTGGGTGCGCCACAGAACGTGGCGGCGCAGGAGCTACGGCTGGAATCCATGTTTCCCGCCGATGATGAAACGGAAGCGCGGCATATGCAGTTGCTTGCTGTTGATTCGGCGCGGTGAATCACGTCCCGCGTGTGAACGCGACTAGCCGCTACGCCAGCAACGCCGCCAGCAGCCGCTTCAACTCACCCGACTCCCGCGGCGATAACTTCGCCGTGAGAATCCGCTCGACTTCCTCGACACGCGGCCGCAGGATCGCAAGCTGCTTCTTGCCCGCAATCGTGAGAAACAGCACGTAACTGCGCTTGTCGTCGGGATCGTCGGAGCGTTCGATCAGACCGTTGCGAACCATGCGCGCGGTGAGATCGGCGATGGTCGAACGGTCTACATCGAGTTCATCGCCGAGTTGCCGCTGATTGATGCCCGGCGTCTTCTGCAGGATCTCGAGCGCCGCGTACTGCACGCTCGTGATGTCCGCAGACACTTCGCTGAGCCATACCGCGACGTGGCGCTGCTGGGCGCGGCGCACGAGGCTGCCTGTGAATTTCGAAAGCGCTTCGGGTGTGTCGTGTTTGTTCGGCAATTTCGCGATGTTCGAAGGGTTAGTGCATGCGGAATATCGGCCGGAAGAAGGCGTTCAGTTCGGCGTATGCATCGAGTGGAAGAACATGCGCGACATACTGATCCGGACGGACCACGACGAGCGCACCCCGTTCGCGATCGATGCCGCGTTCGTCGAAGATATCAGCCGCGGCATCGCTCGTAAATGCTTTCTCGTAGTCGATGAGACCGTGTTGCCCCTTGCGTGGAAGCAGGATAGCGGGCAGGCCGTCGAGCCGCACTTCGCGATGAGGCTGCTGCAACACGGCGCGCAGATCGAGCACGCTGTCGATATCGGCGCCTTCCGGCGTGACGAGCCGCAAGATCGAATCGGTCGATGTGGCGAGATGTTCGCACAGCTTGTCGAACACGCTTCGGTCGGCATCAGCGAACGCATACAGCCGCCAGCAACCGTCCGCGCGTGCTGCATGTCCGAGGTGCACAGGCTTCGCATCCGCGAGACGCACGACAGGCGCAGAGTGAAAACGCGTGCCGATCGCAAAGCCTTTGGCCAGCGCCTGATGCGTCGCTTCGCCCGTCAGCATGGCCGGACGATAACGCGTCGCGACGCCCGCCGTATAGCGGCCCGCGCGTACGAAATACGCCTGAAGCTCGGCGGGATCGACGCCGCCAGCTTCCGGATGCAGGGGATCTTTCGGCGGCGCGGCCATCATCGCGGACCACTCCTTGTCGAAGTCGATCAGCTCTTGCGCGATGGGCTGACGTTCGTCGGAATACGTGCGCAACAGATCGATGCCGCTGCGTCCCTGCAACACGGCCGCGAGCTTCCAGCCGAGGTTGAAGCCGTCCTGCATCGATACGTTCATGCCCTGGCCTGCCTTCGCGCTGTGCGTGTGGCAGGCATCGCCCGCGATGAACACGCGTGGTTCGCGCGACGATCCATCGGCTGCAATGGCGTCGTCGAAGCGGTCGGTCAGACGCTGACCGACTTCATACACCGAGAACCATGCGACCTCCTTTACATCGAGCGAATAGGGATGCAGGATGCCTTGCGCCGTCTGAATGATGCGCTCGACGGTGGCCTGCTTGATGTCGTCGCGGTTCTCCGGCGTGACCTCGCCGAGATCGACGTAAAAGCGCACCAGATAGCCGCCTTCACGCGGAATGATGAGCAGATTCCCTTTGCTTGCCGACTGAATGGCGGCCTTCAGGCGGATGTCCGGAAAGTCCGTGACGGCCAGCGCATCCATCACGCCCCATGCATGATTGGCGGCATCGCCACGCAGCGTTTGACCGATGGCCGTGCGCACTCGGCTGCGTGCGCCGTCGCAACCTACTACATAACGCGCACGCACGGTGACCTGTTCATCGAGCCGCGTCGCATCGGTGCGACGCAACGTGACGCGCACAGGGTAGTCGCCGTCGTCGCGCTGTACATCGACGAGTTCGAGATCGTAGTCGGGTTCGAGACGTTGCGCGGAGCGACGCATCACGTCGAGCAGATAGTCCTGCACGCGGGCCTGATTGACGATGACGTGCGGAAACTCCGACATACCTGTTTCGGTATCCTGAACGCGACCGGTACGCTTGATCGCGCCACGATCGTTCGCATCGGGTCTCCAGAACACGGTTTCGTTGACCCAATAGGCTTCGCGCAACAGACGGTCGCTGAGTCCAAACGCATTGAACATCTCCACAGTCCGACACGCGACGCCATCCGCCTGGCCCATCAACAACGGTCCCGCGCGGCGCTCGACGATGCGCGTCGTGATCGACGGGAACTGCGAGAGTTGTGCGGCGAGCACGAGTCCCGCAGGACCGCTTCCGACGATGAGTACATCGACCGTCTCGGGCATATCGGCGCGAGGCGCGCTCTCCAGTGCGGGCTCGATCGTCGGATCGCCGACGCGGAAACCGTTGAGATGAAATTGCATGATGTCGTCCTCCATTGCGTACAGGTCATCTTGTTGGTGAATATACTCCGTACACCAACCATTTTAAAGAACTACCTGCGCGAATGGATGTTTACCCTGGTTTCGGGGTCAGGGCGCTCATCGGGCGCGAGACGTGCGAGATCGTAAAGAAATGACGAAAAAAACCGGCGACGCTTTCGCGCCGCCGGCCTTCTCACACAAACAACACGCAATCAGTTCGTCGCCACAAGCGGATTCGACGGCACGATCCGCACAGCAGCAGGACTCTGAACCAGCGGATTCCACCACGACAGATGCATGTTTGCGGCACCCGTGCCATGCACGTATTCGACCTTGATCGACGCAGCCTGCTTCGCATTCAGCCACACGATGCCGCTCGTCGTCGAACGCGTCGAGGTCTTCTTGTTGATGACCTGCACGCCGTTGATCCACAGCCGCGCCACGTTATCGCTATTGATCGAGAACGTGTAGAGACCCGTCATCGACGCTTCGATCGCACCTGTCCAGCGGATGCCGTAGTTCGACGCATTGACGCCCGCCGACGCATCCGGCGAGTCGGTGCCGCGCTCCGTGTTCAGATCGAAATCGACGAGCGGGGTGACCGACGTCTTGACGGGCGCGCTGCTGAAGGTCGGATCGTTGTAGTACGCGACGTTCAACACGGGCAGCTTCACATCGAATCCACCCGTCAGCGCCTGAACTTCCGACGTCTGCCACGGGTGGCCGTCAGGATAGATCGTTCCCTGGAACGGCGTCGCCGGTTCGACCGTCGCGGGTGCGCTCGGCACTTGCCCCCAGTGGAAGCGCGTGTTGGTGCGCCCGATCATCAGCTCCCAGATGATGAAGCCCGTGCTGCCGCCGTAGTTCGACACGATGCCGGGCATCGTCTGACCTGTCGTGCCTGGGAAGCCGCGTTGCAGCGTCTCCGAATTCAGCGCGTTCGCATAGCTGCCGTTGACGGGGCCCGCGTACGGGTTGCCATACGGATGGAACGCGTAGAAGTCCGAGAAGTACGTGCCTTCGTCCTCCTGCACCTGCGGCGAGTTGATCGGCTGCGTCGCACCCGCATTCAGGATCGCGATGCGCGCGTCGTTCATCAGCACGGCACGCGTCTGCTGCAGCGAACCGTTGCCACTGCAGCCCGGCTCGTTCATCGGCTCCCAGAAGATGATGCGCGAGTCGTTACGATGCGGCGCGACGAAATCGGTGATGTAGTTCGCGAGGCTCGCCTTGTAGGTGATCGACGCATTCGATGCCGTCGGCTGGAAGTACGCCTGCTCGACCGGCGTGCCCGGCGACTGCACCCACTGGCTGTTGTGAACGCCCCAGACGGGAGCAGGTTGCGGGCCGTATTGCGGCGTCGGATTCCAGCAGTCGTCGTAGAAGATCGGCGACACCTTGATGCCGTGCCGCGACGCAATCTCCAGCAGGTTTTCGAACTTGCTGAGGAACGCGACGCGGTCGTTGGCCCACACGAGGTAGTGCAGATACACGGCGATCGTGTTGATGCCGTAGGTCTGCGCGTACGTCAGTTCGCGATTGACCACAGCGGGATCGTAGTTCTGCCAGAAGTCGATCGCGTTGACGGCCGTCGATGGCGTGTAGACCATGCCGGCCACCTTCGAGAAATCGAACGTCGGCGATGTGACCTTCGGATAGGTCTTGATCGTCACGTTGCTGAAGGTCGCGCCTACGCCAAAGCGCCGTACACCGAAGCTGCCGTTCGCGAACGCGGCGGGCAGGGCATTGGTCGCATCGTTCGCGCTGATCACGCGTTGCTGGTCGAGGTCGACGGTGATGGCCGTGCCGCTTGTCGTGACCTTCAGATGGTGCGTGCTGCCACCTGTGATCGCGCTGTTCGGATACTGGATGAACTGCGTCCAGTTGTTGTTTTCGCGACCGACGACCAGCGTGTGCGAACCCGTGTCGAGGCCGATGTAGTAGCCCGTCAGGCTATCGGGGCCGCCCGCCGTCGGATTGCTCGTGCGCACGATAAAGCCCGCGTTGGCCGGGCCCGTGCCGACAGGATTGCTGATCGTGACGTCCGCTTCGTACGATGCCGTCGCATACGTGCTGCCGAGCGCGACGGCCTTGTCGCCGGCGCCCGTGCCGTTGGTGGCGGGCGCCGGAATCGTGATGCTCGACGCCGACGTGCCGGGCACCCAGCCCTGCGTGGAACCGGGCGCGAGATAGCTCGTGAAGTCGCCGAAGCTGAGCGTGGTGGTGGAGAGCGCCGCGGGCGGCGCGGGTGGCGTGTACGGCGGAAGGTTCTTGTCGGGATCGCTGATGACGACGGCGGGTGTCGTCGTTCGCATGCCGAGCGGCGTGGAGCCCGCCAGCTTGAATTCGTTCTGCACGGCAGCCGATGCCGCGGCCGCTGCTGTGTTCGCGGCGGGCGTCTGTGTGTCGGCCACCGCTGTTGGGTTAGATGAATCGCTGTTTCCACCGCACGCGGCCAGAAGCACCGCGCTTGCCGAAAGCACGAATAAGTTGCGCACCTGTCTCTCCTGTGATCCCCCGTGTTTATAAAAGGTCGAAGATTATTATTAATTTATCGTGCATGGCTCTGCCTTCACCTGTGCACGGCGATTCTTATGTTAGGAAGACACGGAAACGATACGGCGGAATTAATAATATTATTAGTCATCAATTACTGTATCGGGAGTTTCCCTGACAGGCGAGATGACGTGCAACGGGGAAGACGTGGAGGGAAATCGAGTGGACGACGCAATGGTCGATGCAAAAGTAAAAACGCCCGGAAACCCGGGCGTTTTTCGCGGCTGAAGTGACGGGATTACTGCTGCAGTTCGACTCGCTTGATGTCTTTGACGATCACGAGGTAACTGAAGATCGTCACGAGCGCGTTGATGCCGACGAACGCGAGCGCGCCGTTGAACGATCCCGACTGCGCGACCAGGTAGCCGATCACGATCGGCGTGACGATGCCCGCCATGTTGCCGAACATGTTGAAGATCGAGCCCGACAGACCGATCGCTTCCTTAGGCGACGTATCCGCGACGACGGCCCATCCCAATGCGCCCAGTCCTTTGCCGAAGAACGCGAGCGACATCAGCGCAACCACGAGCCAGTCCGTGTCGACGTAATTGCATCCGATGATGCAAGCCGACAGCAGCATACCGCCCACGATCGGCACCTTGCGCGCGACGGTCAGCGAATGGCCGCGCCGGATCATCGCGTCCGACAGAATGCCGCCGAGCACGCCGCCGAGGAAGCCGCAGATCGCCGGCAGCGAAGCGACGAGGCCCGCTTTCAGGATCGTCATGCCGCGTGCCTGCACGAGGTAGATGGGGAACCACGTGAGGAAGAAGTACGTCAGCACGTTGATGCAGAACTGCGCGAGATAGACGCCGAGCAGCATCCGGTTGCCCAGCAGCTGACGCACGATCGACCAGCGTGCATGGCCCGAGCGTGAACCGGCTAGTGAGCCTGCAACCTGCGTCTGCCGTCCGTGAATCAGCCCGCCGCCTTGCTCGATATGTTCGAGTTCGGAGCGGTTGACCTTCGGATGCTGCGCGGGATTCTTCATCACCTTCAGCCACGTGAACGCCAGCAGAAAGCCCGCGACACCCATCACGATGTACACGTGATGCCAGCCGAACGCATGCGTGAGCCACGCCATCAACGGCGTGAAGATGACGGCCGCAAAATACTGCGCCGAGTTGAAGATCGCCGATGCCGTGCCGCGCTCCTTCGTCGGAAACCAGCTCGCGACGACTTTCGCGTTGGCGGGGAAGGCGGGCGCTTCGGCCGCGCCCATCGCGAAGCGCAACACGAACAGCGCGGTGACGGCGGCCGCGCCGCTGCCCAGCACGCCGATCGAACTCTGCAGCAGCGTGAAGAGCGACCACAGAAAGATACTCGCCGCATACACGCGGCGCGCGCCGAAACGGTCGAGCAGCCATCCCGCCGGCACCTGCGAGAGCACATACGCCCAGCTGAACGCCGAAAAGATATAGCCCATGCGGATCGCGTCGAAGCCGAACTCGGCGCGCATCGCTGAGCCCGTGACGGAGAGCGTCGCGCGGTCCGCGTAGTTGAACGTCGTGATCGCGAAGATCAGCAACAGGATGACGTAGCGCACGCGCGTCGGTGTTGCGGCGTCTGCCGGGTTCGCAGTGCGGCTGATAGCCATGATGTCTCCTCTTGAATGCGCGCCGGTTTGCAACCGGCGAGGCGCGCGAAAGGCGCGGCCTCGCCGGTCTCCTTCCGCTGGCGTTTATTGCGCGCCGAGCTTGCGGATCAGCGCGTCGAGTTGCGCGAGTTCTTCTTCCGTCAGATCGGTGAGCGGCGCGCGCACGGGGCCCGCATCGTGGCCGACGAGTTTCGCGCCCGCCTTCACGATGCTCACCGCGTAGCCTGCGCGACGGTTGCGGATGGCCAGATACGGCAGGAAGAACTCGTCGATCAGGCGGCCCGTAGTGGCGTGATCGTCGGCGGCGATCGCGCGATAGAACTCCATCGCCGTTTTCGGAATGAAGTTGAAGACAGCCGACGAATACACGGGCACGCCCAGCGCCTTGTACGCCGCTGCGTAGACTTCCGCGGTCGGCAGGCCGCCGAGATACGAGAACCGGTCGCCGAGGCGGCGGCGGATCGACACCATGCTTTCGATCTCGCCCACGCCGTCCTTGAAGCCGATCAGGTTCGGACACTTGTCAGCCAGTTGCTCAAGCGTGTCGGCGTTGAGTTTGGAATTGGCGCGGTTGTAGATGATCACGCCCATGTCGGGCACCGACTTGCACACCTGTTCGGCGTGCAGCGCAATGCCTTCCTGCGACGCTTCCGTCAGATAGTGCGGCATCAGCAGAATGCCGTTCGCGCCGTTGCGCCGCGCTTCCTGCGCGAAGGCGATGGCAGCGCGCGTCGGGCCGCCCGCGCCCGCGAGGATCGGCACCTTGCCTTTGCAGACTTCCGTCGCCGTACGCACGACGTTCGAGTATTCGTTATGCGTGAGCGAGAAGAATTCGCCCGTGCCGCCCGCCACGAACAACGCCGAAGCGCCGTAGGGCGCGAGCCATTCGAGTCGCTTCGCGTAAGTGTCGGGGCGGAAATCGCCGTTCGCGTCGAAGTCGGTTACGGGGAAGGACAGCAGGCCTTCCGAAACAAT
This Paraburkholderia sabiae DNA region includes the following protein-coding sequences:
- a CDS encoding Gfo/Idh/MocA family protein, with protein sequence MEASQGSPLRVGVIGVGNWAKHGHLRVLDLLPQYTLQAVYSQRREAAEAAAREYRIGRVAASTDELIESDDIDLVLVLNTAPQHAQTVKRVIAAGKHAYCEWPLTTTLAESEELLRLAQARGVRHVVGLQRRLAPHSRYVRGLIEQGYVGELRSVRMHVSMNYFQATRTRALEWTVPPENFSSVVSIYGGHFLDMLFSATGWPVSIAALTPNQFPSVTIRETGVSMPTSTPDQLVLAGMLKGNAVVSVHIEGGKRNGSGVQIDITGTEGDLRITNASAFGDVGDDYEIFGAHGDKLALERLDVPESYRRLPDSPLPSAVLELAELYWAYAQDVANGTHTAPTFADAVRMHRLIDGAQRSYQAREFVRLDAAE
- a CDS encoding PA14 domain-containing protein, encoding MRNLFVLSASAVLLAACGGNSDSSNPTAVADTQTPAANTAAAAASAAVQNEFKLAGSTPLGMRTTTPAVVISDPDKNLPPYTPPAPPAALSTTTLSFGDFTSYLAPGSTQGWVPGTSASSITIPAPATNGTGAGDKAVALGSTYATASYEADVTISNPVGTGPANAGFIVRTSNPTAGGPDSLTGYYIGLDTGSHTLVVGRENNNWTQFIQYPNSAITGGSTHHLKVTTSGTAITVDLDQQRVISANDATNALPAAFANGSFGVRRFGVGATFSNVTIKTYPKVTSPTFDFSKVAGMVYTPSTAVNAIDFWQNYDPAVVNRELTYAQTYGINTIAVYLHYLVWANDRVAFLSKFENLLEIASRHGIKVSPIFYDDCWNPTPQYGPQPAPVWGVHNSQWVQSPGTPVEQAYFQPTASNASITYKASLANYITDFVAPHRNDSRIIFWEPMNEPGCSGNGSLQQTRAVLMNDARIAILNAGATQPINSPQVQEDEGTYFSDFYAFHPYGNPYAGPVNGSYANALNSETLQRGFPGTTGQTMPGIVSNYGGSTGFIIWELMIGRTNTRFHWGQVPSAPATVEPATPFQGTIYPDGHPWQTSEVQALTGGFDVKLPVLNVAYYNDPTFSSAPVKTSVTPLVDFDLNTERGTDSPDASAGVNASNYGIRWTGAIEASMTGLYTFSINSDNVARLWINGVQVINKKTSTRSTTSGIVWLNAKQAASIKVEYVHGTGAANMHLSWWNPLVQSPAAVRIVPSNPLVATN
- a CDS encoding flavin reductase family protein, coding for MEFDFEAIDAKQRYKLLGAAITPRPIAWVSTLGERGELNAAPFSFFNAFGEDPPVLGFSILHRSDTDRKDTGENVRREREFVVNLVGEANLDAMNVTAIDFPPDRSEFIEAGLVAAPSTRIRTPRIAHSPVSFECRLFDVVELGPSRSLVLGEVLTMHIADTAVIDAQKAYIDARKLRLIGRGEPNTYVRTDDVIRLPAIALQSWTERPA
- a CDS encoding carboxymuconolactone decarboxylase family protein, which translates into the protein MSRYPTHTIESAPAQSKPVLEQLQHTFGMIPNIAAKMAVSPVLINGFIGVFERVHASSLTEPQIQTLLLTNAVTNASEWPVAFHTALALQQGVHPADVEAMRQGDLPNDAGLAALSTTARTLIGKRGRLTDADQQRFFEAGFSAEQLLEVIAVVAASAITNYTASVTQPALEGQFEEFVWRAPAV
- a CDS encoding FAD-binding monooxygenase — encoded protein: MQFHLNGFRVGDPTIEPALESAPRADMPETVDVLIVGSGPAGLVLAAQLSQFPSITTRIVERRAGPLLMGQADGVACRTVEMFNAFGLSDRLLREAYWVNETVFWRPDANDRGAIKRTGRVQDTETGMSEFPHVIVNQARVQDYLLDVMRRSAQRLEPDYDLELVDVQRDDGDYPVRVTLRRTDATRLDEQVTVRARYVVGCDGARSRVRTAIGQTLRGDAANHAWGVMDALAVTDFPDIRLKAAIQSASKGNLLIIPREGGYLVRFYVDLGEVTPENRDDIKQATVERIIQTAQGILHPYSLDVKEVAWFSVYEVGQRLTDRFDDAIAADGSSREPRVFIAGDACHTHSAKAGQGMNVSMQDGFNLGWKLAAVLQGRSGIDLLRTYSDERQPIAQELIDFDKEWSAMMAAPPKDPLHPEAGGVDPAELQAYFVRAGRYTAGVATRYRPAMLTGEATHQALAKGFAIGTRFHSAPVVRLADAKPVHLGHAARADGCWRLYAFADADRSVFDKLCEHLATSTDSILRLVTPEGADIDSVLDLRAVLQQPHREVRLDGLPAILLPRKGQHGLIDYEKAFTSDAAADIFDERGIDRERGALVVVRPDQYVAHVLPLDAYAELNAFFRPIFRMH
- the kdgD gene encoding 5-dehydro-4-deoxyglucarate dehydratase, whose translation is MTTPQELKQIVSEGLLSFPVTDFDANGDFRPDTYAKRLEWLAPYGASALFVAGGTGEFFSLTHNEYSNVVRTATEVCKGKVPILAGAGGPTRAAIAFAQEARRNGANGILLMPHYLTEASQEGIALHAEQVCKSVPDMGVIIYNRANSKLNADTLEQLADKCPNLIGFKDGVGEIESMVSIRRRLGDRFSYLGGLPTAEVYAAAYKALGVPVYSSAVFNFIPKTAMEFYRAIAADDHATTGRLIDEFFLPYLAIRNRRAGYAVSIVKAGAKLVGHDAGPVRAPLTDLTEEELAQLDALIRKLGAQ
- a CDS encoding MFS transporter gives rise to the protein MAISRTANPADAATPTRVRYVILLLIFAITTFNYADRATLSVTGSAMRAEFGFDAIRMGYIFSAFSWAYVLSQVPAGWLLDRFGARRVYAASIFLWSLFTLLQSSIGVLGSGAAAVTALFVLRFAMGAAEAPAFPANAKVVASWFPTKERGTASAIFNSAQYFAAVIFTPLMAWLTHAFGWHHVYIVMGVAGFLLAFTWLKVMKNPAQHPKVNRSELEHIEQGGGLIHGRQTQVAGSLAGSRSGHARWSIVRQLLGNRMLLGVYLAQFCINVLTYFFLTWFPIYLVQARGMTILKAGLVASLPAICGFLGGVLGGILSDAMIRRGHSLTVARKVPIVGGMLLSACIIGCNYVDTDWLVVALMSLAFFGKGLGALGWAVVADTSPKEAIGLSGSIFNMFGNMAGIVTPIVIGYLVAQSGSFNGALAFVGINALVTIFSYLVIVKDIKRVELQQ
- a CDS encoding MarR family winged helix-turn-helix transcriptional regulator, whose translation is MPNKHDTPEALSKFTGSLVRRAQQRHVAVWLSEVSADITSVQYAALEILQKTPGINQRQLGDELDVDRSTIADLTARMVRNGLIERSDDPDDKRSYVLFLTIAGKKQLAILRPRVEEVERILTAKLSPRESGELKRLLAALLA
- a CDS encoding helix-turn-helix transcriptional regulator, producing the protein MNADMPPGELGNLLRYWRDVRGVSQLDLSLEAGISQRQISFIESGRSVPGRDTLLILAQTLDVPLRERNALLLAAGYAPMYSEAPWNAQEMHSVVRALERVVRQHEPFPAIVMDRHWNVLMTNDAAPRFFGHFVDMAAREGPRNMLHLMFDPQGMRPFVADWDNVARSLLQRVHRESVGHVVDGTTQHLLDELLAYPDVPRDWKTHQITSSAPSMPVIPLNFVSEGAVLRYFSMVTTVGAPQNVAAQELRLESMFPADDETEARHMQLLAVDSAR